From the Planctomycetota bacterium genome, the window GGCGCCAGGCGCGCGAGTTCTGCGAGCAGGCGCTGCGCCTTGCCCAGGGCATAGGTGCAGACGATGCTCGCCTGGCCCCGGGCGGCGTTGTCGCGCCACCACGCGGCGAGCGCGGCGACGACGCGCTCGGTGGGGTCCCACGCGTAGATCGGCAGCGCGAAGGTGGATTCGGTGATGAACACGTCGCAGTGCACGACCTCGAATGGCGTGCATGTCGGGTCGGGCTGGCGCTTGTAGTCGCCGGAGGCGACCCAGACGCTGCCCCCGACCTCGACGCGGACCTGCGCCGAACCCCGCAAGTGCCCGGCCGGGTGGAACGAGACGCGCGCCCCGCCGAGATGAAACGGGGCGGCGTAGTCGACGCCGACGATGCGTGCATCCGGCGGCATGCGCCGGGCGAGCAGGGTGCGTCCCTCCTCGGCGCAGTAGTACAGCGCGCTGCCGGGCCGGGCGTGGTCGGCGTGGGCGTGCGTGACGACGGCGACGGGCACGGGGACGGCGGGGTCGATGTGGAACCCCCCCGCGGGGCACCACAGCCCGCGTTCCGTCATCTGCAGCACGTCCGCGTTGGTCACGGGCGATTATTCCCCCGCGTCGCCCCGCATCCGGGCGTCCGACGACGACGAACCCGGAGGGCAAGAGGTCGTCATCGCCATGCGCACACTCGTCTGGTTCCGCAGCGATCTACGGGTCGAGGACAACACCGCGCTGTGGCACGCCGCCCGGGTGCGGGGCGGGGTGGTCGGCGTGTTCGTGGTCTCGCCCGGGGAGTGGCGGTCGCACGAGTACGCGCCGGTAAAGGTGGGTTTCATCCTGCGAACGCTGCGGGAACTGTCGGCGTCGCTGGCGGCGCTGCAGATCCCGCTGCTGGTCGCGCACGCCCCGACGCCGGCGGACATCCCGGGCGTGCTGCTGGAGGTGGCGGCGGGCCGCGGGTGCGGCGCGCTGGCGTTCAACCGCGAGTATGAACTCAACGAGCGCCGGCGCGACGAGCGCGTGCGCGAGGCGTTCGCGGCGCGTGGCCTGCGCGTGGACGCGTACGACGACCAGGTGTTCGCGCCCCCGGGCGAGGTGCGCACCGGCGACGACCGGTACTTCAGCGTGTTCACGCCGTTCAAGAAGGCGCTGTACGCGCGGATGCAGCGCATCGGCCTGCCGGAAGTGCGGGGCACGCCCGCCCGCCAGCCCGAGATGCCCTGCCCGTCGCACGACGTGCCCGAGCGGATCGCGGGGTTTGAGTCCACGGTCGATCCGGCGCTGTGGCCGGCGGGCGAGTCGCACGCGCGGGCGCGCCTGGCGCACTTCGCGGCGGAATCGATCCGCCCGTACAAGGACCGGCGCGACTATCCGGGCGAAGACGGCACGAGCATCCTGTCGCCGTATCTCGCGGTCGGCGCCATCTCGTCGCGCCAGTGCCTGGCGGCGGCCATCGACGCGAACCGCGGCGCGCGCAGCCCGCTGGACAGCGGGCTGGCCGGCCCGGTGCACTGGATCAGCGAGCTGGTGTGGCGGGAGTTCTACATCCACATCATGGTCGGCTTCCCGCGCGTGTGCATGCACCGCGCGTTCCAGCCGGCGACCGAGCGGATCCGCTGGGCGGACAACCCCGCGCACCTGCACGCGTGGCAGCGCGGGCGCACGGGCGTGCCGATCGTCGACGCCGGCATGCGCCAACTGCTGACGACCGGCTGGATGCACAACCGGGTGCGCATGATCGCGGCGATGTTCTTCACGAAGAACCTGTTCCTGGACTGGCGCCTGGGCGAATCGTGGTTCATGCGTCACCTGATCGACGGATTCCTGGCGAGCAACAACGGCGGGTGGCAGTGGAGCGCGAGCACGGGGACCGACGCCGCCCCGTACTTCCGGATCTTCAACCCGGTCAGCCAGAGCCGCAAGTTCGACCCCGACGGCGCGTACATCCGGCGGTACGTGCCCGAACTGGCGGGGCTGGACGCGAAGAGCATCCACGAGCCGTGGACGATCCCCGGGCTGCTGCGCGCGGGCGTGGAGTATCCCGACCCGCTGGTGGATCTCGGCGCGTCGCGGGAGCGGGCCATCGAGGCGTTCCGGGAGATCAAGGGAACGCCGGCCTTGCGGGAAGCGCAGGGAGCACGGGAAGCGACGGACGCGGCGTGACGCCTGGTCGGCGCCGGCCCGTCAGCGGGTCAGCGGGCGGGCGCGACGGGCGGCGGGAGCGCGATGCCGAGTTCCTCGGCCGCCTTCCATGACTCGGGCGTCCACGGCGCACGTCGGGTGATCTCGACCAGCCCGCCGCGCCGTGCGGGCTCCTGCGGCCCGGGCAGGGCGGCCCAGCGCTCGCGGGCGGCCTGTTGCTCGGCGCGCACCGCCTGGGCGTTCGGCTCGTCGACCCATGTCATCGCCTCGAGGAACCGCTCGGAGGTGGGCATGGTGTGCGACATGTCGGGGTAGTCGAAGACGCGGACGGGGAGCTTGTCGCGCTCCATGACGATCGCCGTGCCGACGATCGGCGCGTGGTTGAAGTCGGCCCCGCCGGTGATCACGCCGATGCGATGCGTCCGCAGCAACGCGAGGCGCGCCCGGTCGCGCGGGAGCTGGTAGTCGCCCTTCCAGACCTTTCCCGGCCCGGCGGGCACGTCGATGTACGAGGCGAGGGCGACGATCGGCAGCGCGCCGGTGAACTCGTCGGGGAAGCACGCCCACAGGTGCGTGCTGATCTTCCCTCCGCCCGACAGGCCCGACACGTACACCCGCCGGGCGTCCACGAGGTGGCGCGCCCGCGCGGTCGCGAGCGCATCGAGCGCCAGTTGAAAGCGATCGGCCGTCGGACGGTCGTTGCCCGTGGCCGCGGCCCCGATCAGCACAAACCCCAGCCGGTCGCAGGCGTCGAACAGCGATTCGTCGAGCGCCGCCCGCGGGCGCGCGTCGATCCACACGATCACGCCCACGGGCGTGCGCGGGTCGTATGTTGCGGGCGCGCGGTACAGGAACGGCTCGGGGGCCCGCCGCACGGCCCCGGCGATCGAGGTCGGCCGCCCGTTCAGGAATCGCTCGCCGAGCGAGCGCTTGTCCATCGTGTCGAGCGCGCGCGTGTGCTGTCCGGCCAGCGCGCCCGCGACGCCCGGGCGCACCGGGTGGGCGGGCGGGCGGCGCGGGTCGAATCGCGCCCACGTGCGTGCGAGATCCAGGACTTTGTCGCGGTCGAGTTCGGTGCCCTTGCCGGCGCCCTGCTCGCGGGCAACGAGGCGCCCGTCGGAGAGGTGGTGCAGTTCGATGATCTTCCCGCCGCGATCGCCCGAGGCGTGCGCGAACCACGTGGGGGGCGGCGCGTCGAGAGGAACCTCGGCCGCCCGCGCGCCGGCGCCCGCGCCGGCCCCGCGCAGACGCCGAATCTCATCGGGCGCGAGCTCCGAAACCACTCCGCGGAGCAGGTCGAGCATCGGCGAGCGTGCGTCGTCGAGGGTCGGGGCTTCGGCGGAGAAAGTGATGACGACCTGCGTCGGGGCCTTGCCGCCGACATCGAACACGTTGGCCGCTATCGCGGTGTGCGCGAGCAAGCAGGCGATCAGCACGCCGAGCGTGCCGAGCGGGTGGTCGGGGGGACGAGTGTTCGGCAGCACCCGGGGTACCACGTTGCGCACGCGCATACGACAGCGTACCGACCCGAGCCGCGAACCGTTCCCGAACCCGGGGGGTGGGGGTCGAGTACCGATGGGTACGGTTGTGGGAGGATCATGATGAGCGCGACGCGTCCGTCCACGCTTGGGGCCTTGAAGTCCGCCGGGTATCGCTCGCGCCCGGTGAAGGCCGAGGTCCGCGAGAACCTGACGCGGGCGTTGCGCGCGGGCGAGCCGCTGTTCCCGGGCATTGTCGGGTACGACGAGACGGTGATCCCCGAGGTGGTGAACGCGGTGCTCGCGGGGCACGACATGCTGTTCCTGGGCGAGAAGGGGCAGGGCAAGAGCCGCCTGATGCGTCGTCTGGCCGATTTTCTCGACCCGGAGGTGCCGTACCTCGACGTGCCGGGCAGCCCGGTGCACGAGGACCCGTTCCGCCCGATCACGCGGGCGGGGCGCGAGATGGTCGAGATGCAGGGCGACGCCTCGCCGATCGCGTGGTGGCCCCGGGCGAAGCGGTACGCCGAGCGTCTGGCGCCGGGCACGAAGTTCGCCGACCTGATCGGCGAGATCGACCCGGCGAAGATGCTCTCGGGCACGAGCATGAGCGCGGAGGAGGCGCTGCACTTCGGGCTCGTGCCGCGCATGCACCGGGGCATCTTCGCGATGAACGAGCTGCCGGACCTGGACGACCTGGTGCAGACCGGGCTGTTCAACATCCTCGAAGAGCGCGACGTGCAGATCCGCGGGTACCCGATCTCGTTCGATCTCGACGTGCTGGTGCTCTTCAGCGCGAACCCGACGACGTACAACCGCTCGGGCAAGGTGATCCCGCAGCTCAAGGACCGCATCGGCGCGACGATCCAGACGCACTACCCGCGCACGCGCGACCTGGGCATCGAGATCATGGAGCGCGAGGCGCTCGCGGGCGACGAGTTCGCCCTCGACGGCGAGTACCCGCTGCTGGTCCCGCGCTTCATGAAGGAGATCTGCGAGCAGATCTCGGTCGTGGCGCGTGCGAGCAAGTACATCGACCATCAGTCCGGCGTCAGCGCCCGCCTCTCGATCGCGAACTACCGCACCATGCTCGCGAACGCGCGGCGTCGGGGGATCATGCTGGGAGAAAAGCCCAGCGTCCCGCGGATCAGCGACCTGGCGCATTTCACGTCGTCGAGCCTGGGCAAGGTCGAGCTCGACCTGATGGGCAGCCACCAAATGACCGAGTCGCAGGCGCTCGAGGCGATCTGCGCGCAGGCGATCCGCGACGTGTTCCAGGAGTATGTGACAGACTACGGGCTGGACGAGATCGGGGGCGTGTTCGCGAAGGGCGTGAAGATCGAGGTGGGGGACCTGCTCGAGAGCCGCGCGTACGAGGCGGTCGTGAAGCGCGTGCCCGCGGTGTGGGAGAAGGCGTTCGAGGTGAACGCGGCGGGCGACCCGGGCGTGCGGGCGTCGTGCGTGGAGTTCGTGCTCGCGGGGTTGTACGCGAGCGACAAGATCAGCCGCGCGACGCGCCACGGACGCGTGCGGTACGAGACGTGAGCGCCCGCCCCGCGCGGCATCGGGCGCGACAGGGCGCCGCGTAGGGCGCCGCGAGAGGGTTGAGAAAAGGAAGGACGCGCAGGCCCATGGACACGCCCGGCACGCCCCGCCCCGCCACGCCCCCCGGAGCGCTCGGCGGCATCGTGCACTCGTACCAGCGCTACGACCCGACGAGCTTCCCGTCGCCGACGCAGCCGCCGCCCGACATGGCGTCTGCGGCGTTCGAACACCTGCTGACGTACGGCTCGCTGCGCCACCTGACGGACGAGGAACTCGCGAACGCCGTGCGCCTGGACCCGTCGATGATCCCGACGCTGGGCCCGAGCCTGGAGTCGATCCGCGCGATGCTGGAAGAGCGCAAGCGCAAGATCCTGGCGCGGTACGACCCCGCGCCGGCGCGCGACGAGGCGCGCGCCGGCGCGCGCGACGCCTCGGAGGGCGCCGACCCGCCCGCGAAGTTCCGCGACGCGTTCCGGCGCGCGGTGCGCGAGGAGCAGCTCGGCGATCTGGAGCGCCTGTGGTACGCGCAGAAGGACGAACGCTCGCCCTTCGCGCTCGACCTGCTGCGCACGATGGAGCGTCTGGCGGAGGTCTACCAGATCGAGGAGATGATCGCGAAGCACGCGTTCACGGGGCGCGAGGCGCTCGACGTGCCCGGCGCGCTGCGCGTGAAGGAGGAACTCGACGCGATCGACACGCTGCTGGAGCAGATCCGCCAGGCCGAGAAGAACGCGCAGGTAGGGATCATCGACGCCGAGGACCTCGCGGAGTTCCTCGACCCCGGGCAGATGGAGCAGTTCAACCAGCTCGCGGAGATGGTGCGCGACGCGATCCGCGAGCGGGCGCGGGCGCAGGGGCTGGAGTTCACGCGCGAGGGGTACCAGCTGACGCCCCGCGCGTACTCGATCTTCCAGAAGAAGCTGCTGCGCGAGATCTTCGCGGATCTCCAGGCCGCCCGCAGCGGGCGCCACGGCGCGGTCGCCCAGGGCGAGGGCGTGGTGGAGCTGGAGCGGACGCGCGCGTACGAGTTCGGCGATCCGGTGTCGGCGCTGGACGTGCCCCGCACGATCGCCAACGCCGCCGCACGCCATCGCCCGGGGCGGGCGTTCCGCCCGAACCTCGACGATGTCGAGATCCACATCACGCGCAACTCGCCCAAGTGCGCGACGGCGGTGCTGCTGGATATGTCGGGCTCGATGCGCTATGCCGGGCAGTACGTGAACGCCAAGCGCATGGCGCTGGCGCTCGACGGGCTGATCCGCACGGAATACCCGGGTGACTTTCTCGCGTTCTTCGAGATGTACAGCATCGCGAAGCGGCGTCCGGTCGCCGAACTGCCGACGCTGATGCCCAAGCCCGTCTCGATCGGCGCGCCGGTCGTGCGTCTCAAGGCCGACCTCTCGGACCCGGGCACGAGCGAACGCTCGCTCCCCCAGCACTTCACGAACATCCAGCACGCGCTTCGCCTTGCGCGCCAGACCCTGGCGGTGCAGGACACGCCCAACCGGCAGATCGTGCTCATCACCGACGGGCTGCCCACCGCGCACTTCGAGGACTCGATCCTGTACCTCCTGTACCCGCCGGACCCGCGCACCGAGCAGGCGACGATGCGCGAGGCGGCCCAGTGCGCCCGCGAGGGGATCACCATCAACATCTTCCTGCTGCCGAGCTGGAGCCAGGATTCAGACGACGTGCAGTTCGCGCACCGGCTGGTGGAATCGACCTCGGGGCGGGTCTTCTTCACCGGCGGCACAGACCTCGATCGGTTCGTGCTGTGGGACTACGTGGCGCGGCGGCGGCGGATCATCGGCTAGCCGGACCGGGGCGGCGCTCTCACCGAACGGAAACCTATCTTCGGGCGTTCTCGGAGCGCGGGCGGGTGTTCGTAACCCTTGGGACGGACGCGGAGTAGCCGTAACAGGCAGCAAAAACAGCACTTTGGCGCGCCATTTTGGTCGCCACGAGCGATTCTTGTTGCACGTTGTCATCGGGTGGGATCCACCGGCGGAGCGGCCGGAGAGGAGAACTTTCGATGAAGTGCGTCATTCTTGCAGGAGCGGTGTGCGGCCTCGCCGGGACGGCGATGGCGGGCATGGTCGGCCCCAGCCTTTACAGCAGCGTGGCGAGCAGCCCGCTGACGCAGATCGGGCCCCAGGTCTACGTGGAGAACTTCGAGGACGGCCAGCTGAACACCCCGGGTGTCACGGCGTCGACCGGTCAGGTGCTGACCGGGTCGTTCTGGGTTGATTCGGTGGACGGCGACGACGGCTTCGTCGACGGCACCTGCGCGGGCGGGCACTCCTGGTTCGTCGCGAACGGCGCGACCGGCGTGTCGTTCACGTTCTCGCCGATCTTCGGCGGGGCGCTGCCCAACTGGGCCGGCATCGTCTGGACCGACGGGCACAACCCCATCTTTTTCGAGGCGTTCGATGCGAACGGCGTCTCGCTGGGTGTGGTCGAGGGCGCCCACGCCGATGAGCTCTTCACCGGCTCGACCGAGGAAGACCACTTCTACGGCGCGTACTACGAGTCCGGGATCTCCCGGATCACGATCCGCGGGACGATGGGCGGCCTGGAACTGGACCACCTCCAGTACGGGTTCCAGCCGGTGCCCACCCCGGGTGCCCTGGCGCTGCTCGGCCTCGCCGGCACGCTTGTGCGCATCCGTCGGCGCTGATATACTCTGGTTGTCGGATAAGGACTGTACCGACACCCGAACCCGAGCCTCGACGGAGCGTGAATAGCCGCTCGCCCGTCGAGGCCGGGTTCGTCTTTTTTTGCCCGCCTCATTCTGGCCCTGGGGCGTAGCCTGCACGCGTCATGACCATCCGGCGCACACCGGGCGATTTCGTCGTCACGGAAGAGATGGATCCCGCGGCGCGCGCGTCGGTCCGGTCGCAGCGCCGGGCAGGCGACCGTGCGCTGTACCTGCTGCGCAAGGAATCGCTCACAACGCCCGAGGCGGTGGCGCGGCTGCGTGCGGCGGCGGGAAATGTCGGGGCGGTCTCGCACGCGGGGCTCAAGGACAAGCACGCGGTGACGAGCCAGGTCGTGTCGCTCGTGTGGCGCGCGCGCGACGAGCCGGCGCCGCTGCTCGAAGGGCCCGGGTGGAGCGCGGCGTTCGTCGGGTGGCTCGGACGCGATGTGCGTGCCGCGGATATCGCGGGCAACCGCTTCACCATCGTGGTGCGCGATCTGTCCGCGGCGGCGTCCGCGGAGATGGACCGGCGGGCGCACCTGCTCGTGGATGGCGATGCGCTCGCGATCGTGAACTACTTCGGTGCGCAGCGCTTCGGGTCGGCGCGGCATGGCGGGGGCTTCGCCGGGGCGGCGCTCGTGCGGGGTGATTTCGAGGGCGCGCTGCGCCTGCTCATCGGCACGCCCGCGCGGAAGGACAGCGGCGCGCGTCGAACGCTCACGCGCGCGCTCGCGTCGCGCTGGGGCGAATGGGCGGCGTTGGCGGCGGAACTGCCCCGCTCGCCCGAGCGACGGCCCGTCGAGGTGCTCGCGTCGGGGGGCACCTTCGCGCAGGCGTTCGAGGCGCTGCCGGCGATCGTGCGCGAGATGAGCGTGGACGCGTTCCAGTCGCACCTGTGGAACACGGCGGCGCGCACGCTCGCCCGCGCGAGCGCGGGGGACCGCGCCCTCGTGACGGCCGACGAGTTCGGCGAGATGGTGTTTGCGCCGGCCGATCGGCTGCGTGCGCTGGCGGGCGTGCACATGCCCATGCCCGCGCCGGGCGTGGAGGCGCGCGATGCGTGGGGCGGGGCGCTGACGCGCAGCGTGGCGGAGGCGGGGCTGACAATGAGCGAGCTGCGTATCCCGGGGATGCGGCGTCCGGCGTTCGGGGGCGTTGATCGCGCGCTCGTGGCCCGCGCGGCGGGGTTCGCGATGAGCGAGCCTACGCCCGACGACCTGACGCCCCGGAGGCTCAAGCGGACGCTGTCGTTCACGCTGCCGCGTGCGGCGTACGCGACGGTCGTGCTGCGGGCGCTGGGGCAGTGAGCGCCGCGTTGGGCGCTGATCGCGATCCTCGGGCACGGGCTGCCCGGCGGGCGGCGTTACTGCCGCGGCGCGAACGCCGGGGTGCGAGCGCCGGCCGATTCCCAGTACGGCGCCCACGCGAGCACGAGCGACCGCACCTGCACGCCGGCCTTCTTCGGGCGGATGGTCACGGTCTCGAGTGGCTCGGCGTCCGGCGAGAAGCGCGCGGCGGAGGCGTCGAGTTCGCCCGCGAGTTCCTGCTCGAGCGCGACGATCCGGGCCTGCACCGCCTCGACGGTTTCCTCGGCACGCTCGACATCGGCGCGCTCGCGCGCCGAGCGGCCCACGCCCCGCATCGCGCCGGCGGCGCGCCCGATGTTCGCCTGGCTCAGGGTCTTTCGCCCCAGGAGTGCGCCCAGGAGCACGCTGCCGAACGACACGGCGGCGCCCGCGCGGGCCTCGCGCGCCTGGTGCTGCTGCGCGTCGACCTGCTGGCGGGCGCGCCGGAGGCGATCCTGCAGCGTCGCGAGTTTCGGCGCGTACTTCGCGCGCAGTTTCTCGGCGAGCGCGTCGCGCCGCTCGCGCGCGGCGATCGTCACCCGAAGGCGGAACTCGCGCTCCGGTTCGTCGGGGCGCGAGAGCAGCCCCACCGGCGCCGCCCGCAGCAGGTCGAGGCGGCATGATCGGGCGGCGAAGTCGACGAATTCCTTCCGCCACGCGTCGTACGCGCGCGGCTTGGCGGCGTCGGCGGGCAGCGGATCGAACACGCCGCCCGCGATGGGATGGGCGTCGAGTTCGACGGGCGGCTGGGTGTACGGCGCGGCCTTGTCCCAGAGCACGGCGGCGGGCCCGGCGCCCAAGGGCACGAGGAACGCGTGCGCCCGTGCGGTGTCGACCTGGGCCTTGGCATCGGTGAACGAGACGGTGGCGCTCGCGAGCAGCATCGGCGTGTAGACCAGGCGCGCGCCGGGCGGGCCGTCGGCGCGCGCCGGCAGGAAGAACTGCGCGATGGCGGGGTCCAGCACGGGTCGTGGGGCGGGCGGCGCACTCGCGCCCGGCGACGCCGGGGTGGGCGCCACGGCGGGGTTCGTCGGCGTTGACGCCGGCGGCGGGGCGGGCGCGCCGGGGGTGACAGGGGTGGGTTCTGGGCGGGGAGCGCGGGCGTCGCGGAGTGCGCGGAGTTGCGAGCGCGTGAGCGGGCCGCGGAGGTAGGACATCGCCCAGCGCGTCTCGAAGACGACGGGGTGGTCCTCGTGGACGTTGTTCATGAGGAAGACGCGCGCGCCCAACTGGGAGAGCGTGCGGTCGACCGCGGCGCGGTCGAAGGCCCCGCCGCCCGCGCCGACGGCCCCCTCGAGCCCGTCGAGCACGCGGGCCTTGTCGCGCTCGGTCTGGAGGCGGCCGATGAACCATGTGCCGGCGTTGGAGAGCCCTTTGTAGTCGAGATCGACGGGGTTCTGGGTGGCGAGCACGACGCCGACGCCGTAGGCGCGGGCCTGCTTCATGAGGGTGAGGAGCGGGCGCTTGCTGGGGGGCTCGGCGACGGGCGGGACGTAGCCGGCGATCTCGTCCATGTAGAGGATGGCGCGCAGGCTGGTGGTGCCGCTCTGCGCGCGCGTCCACGAGAGGACGTGCGAGAGCAGGAGCGTGACGAAGAACATGCGTTCTGGGTCGGAGAGATGGGCGATGGAGAAGATCGCGACGCGGGGCTTGCCGCTGGGGGTCCAGAGGATCTTGGAGATGTCGAGCGGGTCGCCCTCCATCCACGAGGCGAACCCGGGAGAGGCGAGCAGGGCGTTGAGCGCCATCGCGAGCGCGAAGCGGTCGGCGCCCGGGTAGAAGGCCTCGAGCTCCATCACGCCCACGCGCGTCACCGGCGGGTGCTGGATGTGCCCGATGAGCGTCGGCAGGTCGAGCGAGCGCCCGTGCGCCCACGCGTGCTGGATGATCGTCGAGAGCAGGATGTGCTCGCGGCTGGTGATCGGGTCGGCGGTGATGCCCACGAGCGCGAGCAGGCTGGTGGCGGTGGCACCGATGCGTTCGCGCAGCAGTTCAGGCTCGACCTCGCCCTCGGGCGGATCGAGCGTGCGCAGCACCGAGACCGGGAGCCCGGCCGAGCTGCCGGGCGTGTAGACGGCGAACTCGGCGGCGGCGCGGAGACGGGCGATGCGGTCGGGCCCCTGTCCCCACGCCGCCAGCCCGGTGCGCCACAGGTCGGCCTGTGCCGCGGCGTAGGCATCGGGCGAGAGGCCCTTGCGGGCGGCGTCGTCCTCGTTGATCCAG encodes:
- a CDS encoding deoxyribodipyrimidine photo-lyase — its product is MRTLVWFRSDLRVEDNTALWHAARVRGGVVGVFVVSPGEWRSHEYAPVKVGFILRTLRELSASLAALQIPLLVAHAPTPADIPGVLLEVAAGRGCGALAFNREYELNERRRDERVREAFAARGLRVDAYDDQVFAPPGEVRTGDDRYFSVFTPFKKALYARMQRIGLPEVRGTPARQPEMPCPSHDVPERIAGFESTVDPALWPAGESHARARLAHFAAESIRPYKDRRDYPGEDGTSILSPYLAVGAISSRQCLAAAIDANRGARSPLDSGLAGPVHWISELVWREFYIHIMVGFPRVCMHRAFQPATERIRWADNPAHLHAWQRGRTGVPIVDAGMRQLLTTGWMHNRVRMIAAMFFTKNLFLDWRLGESWFMRHLIDGFLASNNGGWQWSASTGTDAAPYFRIFNPVSQSRKFDPDGAYIRRYVPELAGLDAKSIHEPWTIPGLLRAGVEYPDPLVDLGASRERAIEAFREIKGTPALREAQGAREATDAA
- the truD gene encoding tRNA pseudouridine(13) synthase TruD, which produces MTIRRTPGDFVVTEEMDPAARASVRSQRRAGDRALYLLRKESLTTPEAVARLRAAAGNVGAVSHAGLKDKHAVTSQVVSLVWRARDEPAPLLEGPGWSAAFVGWLGRDVRAADIAGNRFTIVVRDLSAAASAEMDRRAHLLVDGDALAIVNYFGAQRFGSARHGGGFAGAALVRGDFEGALRLLIGTPARKDSGARRTLTRALASRWGEWAALAAELPRSPERRPVEVLASGGTFAQAFEALPAIVREMSVDAFQSHLWNTAARTLARASAGDRALVTADEFGEMVFAPADRLRALAGVHMPMPAPGVEARDAWGGALTRSVAEAGLTMSELRIPGMRRPAFGGVDRALVARAAGFAMSEPTPDDLTPRRLKRTLSFTLPRAAYATVVLRALGQ
- a CDS encoding DUF87 domain-containing protein; its protein translation is MQSFEQLGTFYLGRTFDLEARRRSDDLVLYDAKDLVTHAVVVGMTGSGKTGLCINLIEEAAIDGVPVIAIDPKGDLANLLLAFPELRPEDFRPWINEDDAARKGLSPDAYAAAQADLWRTGLAAWGQGPDRIARLRAAAEFAVYTPGSSAGLPVSVLRTLDPPEGEVEPELLRERIGATATSLLALVGITADPITSREHILLSTIIQHAWAHGRSLDLPTLIGHIQHPPVTRVGVMELEAFYPGADRFALAMALNALLASPGFASWMEGDPLDISKILWTPSGKPRVAIFSIAHLSDPERMFFVTLLLSHVLSWTRAQSGTTSLRAILYMDEIAGYVPPVAEPPSKRPLLTLMKQARAYGVGVVLATQNPVDLDYKGLSNAGTWFIGRLQTERDKARVLDGLEGAVGAGGGAFDRAAVDRTLSQLGARVFLMNNVHEDHPVVFETRWAMSYLRGPLTRSQLRALRDARAPRPEPTPVTPGAPAPPPASTPTNPAVAPTPASPGASAPPAPRPVLDPAIAQFFLPARADGPPGARLVYTPMLLASATVSFTDAKAQVDTARAHAFLVPLGAGPAAVLWDKAAPYTQPPVELDAHPIAGGVFDPLPADAAKPRAYDAWRKEFVDFAARSCRLDLLRAAPVGLLSRPDEPEREFRLRVTIAARERRDALAEKLRAKYAPKLATLQDRLRRARQQVDAQQHQAREARAGAAVSFGSVLLGALLGRKTLSQANIGRAAGAMRGVGRSARERADVERAEETVEAVQARIVALEQELAGELDASAARFSPDAEPLETVTIRPKKAGVQVRSLVLAWAPYWESAGARTPAFAPRQ
- a CDS encoding magnesium chelatase, whose translation is MSATRPSTLGALKSAGYRSRPVKAEVRENLTRALRAGEPLFPGIVGYDETVIPEVVNAVLAGHDMLFLGEKGQGKSRLMRRLADFLDPEVPYLDVPGSPVHEDPFRPITRAGREMVEMQGDASPIAWWPRAKRYAERLAPGTKFADLIGEIDPAKMLSGTSMSAEEALHFGLVPRMHRGIFAMNELPDLDDLVQTGLFNILEERDVQIRGYPISFDLDVLVLFSANPTTYNRSGKVIPQLKDRIGATIQTHYPRTRDLGIEIMEREALAGDEFALDGEYPLLVPRFMKEICEQISVVARASKYIDHQSGVSARLSIANYRTMLANARRRGIMLGEKPSVPRISDLAHFTSSSLGKVELDLMGSHQMTESQALEAICAQAIRDVFQEYVTDYGLDEIGGVFAKGVKIEVGDLLESRAYEAVVKRVPAVWEKAFEVNAAGDPGVRASCVEFVLAGLYASDKISRATRHGRVRYET
- a CDS encoding ligase-associated DNA damage response exonuclease, coding for MTERGLWCPAGGFHIDPAVPVPVAVVTHAHADHARPGSALYYCAEEGRTLLARRMPPDARIVGVDYAAPFHLGGARVSFHPAGHLRGSAQVRVEVGGSVWVASGDYKRQPDPTCTPFEVVHCDVFITESTFALPIYAWDPTERVVAALAAWWRDNAARGQASIVCTYALGKAQRLLAELARLAPGSLPAGEDAGPPRVLLHGLMEPLTRVYRDAGVAMIDTAPVLDDDRPRARRARGSFAGALIVAPPSAVGTPWVRRFGAGVRTAFASGWMLVRGVRRRRGFDAGFVISDHADWPDLLRTVRETGATRVLTTHGSGATLARFLREQGVDASPLQGPPAPAGEDDA